The DNA region AGGATATTTTTAGTAAAAAATTTGATTTAAATATAAAAAAGGATGAAAATATTGCAGATATGTTATTATTAAGTGGTAATGATGGCGTATCATTGGGTTCTATCTATGGAGGCTGCAATTATCTCACCTTTTACCCAATGAGCCCTGCTACATATATGGCAAATTTTTTTATAAATAATATGAAAGAATTTAATATTGTAGTAGAACAGTTTGAAGATGAGATCTCTGTTATAAATTCAGCAATCGGCGCTTCCTATGGTGGTGCTAGGTCAGCAGTAACTACATCTGGTGGTGGCTTTGCTTTAATGGAGGAAGCTATTAGTTTAAGTGGTATGGCTGAAATACCTATAGTTATACATTTAGCTCAAAGACCTGCACCTGCTACAGGACTACCAACAAGGACTGCTCAAGCAGACTTTGATTTGGCTCTTTACAGTGGCCATGGAGAATTTCCACGCATAATTTATGCGCCTGGCTCTACAGAGGAGGCTCTATATTTATCATCTAAGGCGTTTAATATGTCTCAAAAGTATCAAATACCGGTATTTATCCTAACTGATCAATATTTGATAGATACATATTATATAGTTGATAAAAAAGATATACAATTTGAAGAGCCAGTAAATTATTATGAAAAAGCTGATAAAGATTATAAGAGATATAAATTAACTGAAGATGGGGTTTCACCACTAGCAATACCAGGAGAAGGCGATGGTCTGGTTATTTGTAATGGCAATGAGCATGATGAGTATGGGGATACAACAGAAGAGTTATATTATAGTCAAAAAATGCAGGAAAAAAGGAATAAAAAGTTAGAAAAAATAGAAGAAGAAGCTGTTAAACCAACATTTATAGGAAGCAAAGATTACGATGTGCTTATTTATTGTTGGGGCTCTACTTTTGAGATTGTGAAAGAAGCTTTAGATGTAATAGATGACAAGAGAATTGCATGTCTTCATTATAGCCAAGTTTATCCTGTTGAAAAAACTTCCTTAGAATACTTTAAGAAAGCAAAATATATCGTTGGCATTGAACAAAATTATTATGGTCAGTTTGGAAATTATCTTGAAAGTAGGATGCATAAAAAGACTGATAAAAAAATATTGAAATACAACGGAAGGGTTTTTTATTTAGAAGAAATAGTAGAGGGGATTAAAAAATTTATGGGGGAAATATATGGCAACTAAATTATTTCAAAATGATAGGCCTCATACAAAGGATATTTCATGGTGCCCTGGCTGTGGAAATTTCCAGATTAGGCTGGCACTAATAGATGTATTAGAAGAGCTAAATTTTAAACCCAAAAATACTGTGATAATTACTGGTATTGGACAAGCTGCAAAAATGGTGCACTATTTAAATGCTAACGGATTTCATACGCTACACGGCAGAGCACTCCCTGTGGGAACAGGTCTTAAGCTAGCGAACCCTAACTTGAATGTGATTGTAATAGGCGGCGATGGTGATATGTATGCTGAGGGGATGGGTCATTTTATACATGCCATAAGAAGGAATGTAAATATAACTGTTTTAATACATAATAATCAAATCTATGGACTAACAAAGGGGCAAACCTCTCCTACCTCATTATTAGGAATGAAAACCTCTAGTAATCCTGAGGGTGTTATTGAAGCTCCTATAAACCCTTTAGCACTTGCTATATCCCTTGATTGCTCTTTTGTAGCTAGAACCTTTATTGGATATAAAGATGAAACAAAAAATATCTTAAAAGAGGCTATAACACATAAAGGTTTTTCAATGGTAGATATATTCCAACAATGCGTTACTTTTAATAAGCTAAATACATATAAATGGTATAAAGAAAATACTAAATTTTTAGGCGATATAAACAAAGAAGATAGGCTAGAGGCATATAAATATGCATTGTCTGAGGATCCCTTTTATGTTGGAATATTCTACAAGAAAGATAAGAAACCCTTAGATGAGCAAATTGAATGCTATAAAAAAACAAAATTGCCTCTTTACAAAAGGAATTTTGATAAAAGTAAATTAGAGAAGTTTATAGATAATAATTTTAAGATTTAGTTACTAAACATTTTTTATAATCACAGTGTTCATCTTCTTTGCAAAATTCTATGGTTGAGTGATTTATATTGTGATCATTTAGAACATCTCTAATCTTTTGTTTCAGTTCATTGGAATATGCTAAATTAAAATTTTTTTCTACTGTAATATGAAGAGAAAGAATATTATAATTACCATCTAGACTCCAGGTGTGTATATCGTGTATATCTTTAACGTTCTTAATTTTTAGGATATCCTCTTTTATATTATAAATGTTGATATCTTTAGGGGCTGATTGTAAGAATACATCAAATACCTCTTTCATATTCCTAAGGACCTTTGAAAGGATATATATAGAGATTATAATTGAGAAGAGGGGGTCTAAAAAATTTAGATTGCTATTTATTTTTAAAATTAAACCTATTAATATAGCAGCACTCCAACCTAATAGATCATCTAATAGGTGATATAAAGCCATCTTTTCGTTGAAAGATTTAGTGCGTAACAGCCTCAGAACAGCAACGCCATTGAAAATAAATCCTAAAATACCAAATATTAAAATAGATTTATAATCTAATCTAAAGTCAGTAAAAAACCTATTAACTGATTCGATTATTATATAAAATGTTGCCCCAATTAAAATAGATGCATTAATAAATGCACCTATTATCGAATATCTTTTAAACCCGTAGGTAAATTTATTATTAGGCGGTTTTTCTGATTTTTTTTCTAAATACCAGGATATACTCAAGCTTAGACTATCGCCTAAATCATGTATGCCGTTTGTTAATATTATCAAGCTATTGGCATATATACCACCAGAAATTTCAATAATTGCAAAAATTAAATTAACAATAAAAGAAAATCTTATATTATTAGATGAGTTATTATTTACATTATCTTTTTCCATAAATAATTACAAAAGTTATGAATATAAAAAATTTATAAACGTATTGTCATAACAACCTCATATTTTACTAGAAAATTATAAATAATTTAACTGTGTTAGACTATTATTTTTTCATTTCTTTATATAATTTATAGGTAAGTGTAGAATATGCCAAGCCTGGTCCACCTGCCATAGTAGTGGCCACATTTAACGTATCAATTATTTCTCCTTCAGTAACCCCATTTTCAATTAGATTTCTAAGATGTGCCCTAATACAATATTCACATCTACTAACTATAGCACAACCTAAGGCTATTAACTCTTTTGTTTTAGTATCTAGATTATTACTTTTAAAGGAATTTTGATTTTGCTGTATAAAGCTTCTAATATCTTCAGATTTAACAGCTAATTCAGTGATGTTTTGCATAAACTCTTTTTCATCCATCATGTTGACCTCCTAAATATTTATTTTAATAGCTCTACAACATGTTTTATTTTATAACTTTTTTTATATTGTGATGCAAGATCTATAATTTGTAATATACATGCAGGGCATGATGTGGCAACAATATCTGTGTTTACAAGATCTATATTATTTAATTTACGCTTTGCAATGTTAGTTGATAGATCGTAGTGTTGTAAGTTAAAAGTACCTCCTGAGCCACAACACCAATCAGCTTCGTTCATTTCTTTTAATGAATAGCCTGCTAGCTCTATTATTCTTCTTGGTTCAGTTGATACACCAAGAGATTTTTTAAGATGACAGGGGTCATGGTATGTTACAGTATATTCTTTATTATCTATATTTTCATAACTATTTATATTTAATACATTTACAAGAAAATCACTAATATCTATGGTTTTTGTAGCAAAGTTATTTATGAAAGCTCTTTCATTATTATTGAGTCTGTATGAAAACTTTGGCCACAGCTTTTTTATTGTATAGCTGCAAGTAGCACAAGAGGTAATTACATAATTAAATTCTTGATTTTCTAGTTGCTTAATTTGTTCTTTTAATAATTTTGTAAAAGTTTCAATATCACCACTGCTTAAAGCTGGTATACCACAACAAATAAGGTATTCTGGGATATATAAATCTATATTATACTTCTCTAACACCTCAACTGTTGTATGTCCAATAGAGGGAAGCAGCCAATCAATAACACAGCCATAAAAAAAGATGGCCTTAATTTTTTGATTATCCCTATTTTGGATAGATTGTTTTTTAACTAATTCATGGAAAGGAGTTTTGTTTATTTTTTTTATATGCCTGTCTTTTAACAGGGGCAAATATTTTATACATGAAGTGTCCAACAAAAGGTTTGCATCTCTTACAAATAAGTCTTGTATCTTACTACTAATATTTAGAAATCTGTTAAAACTATTAGGATTTGATAATATTTTTCTAAGTATAATTTTTTTATATGGGCTTAGTCCATTATATTCAGCTAGAATTATCCTTGCTTTTAAAAATATATCTAATGTATTTACTCCACTTGGGCAATAAGCTTCACAACTACCACAGGTAACACATCTATCTAATTTTTTGGATATTGTTTTTGTTTCAGTTATGATTTTATTGGCTAAGCCCTCTAAGGTAGCAATTTTACCCCTAGAATAATCTGTTTCATTAAATGTCAATGTATATAACGGACATACACTTTGACAAAAACCACATTTCATACATCTAATTAAATCATCCTCTAAGGATTTAACCAAGGAGACTAATTCTTCTATATCTTTCATTAAACTATCTTTAAAAACTTATCTGGATTTAATATATTCTTTGGATCAAACGTCTGTTTTAATCTATTAGAAAACTCAATAGTGCTTTCACCAGCCTCATATTTGAAATATTTTGATTTTGAGAAACCAATACCGTGTTCTCCTGAGAGGGTACCTTCTAATTCAATAGTTTTTAAAAATAACTCTTCTATAGCCTTATAAACCCTCTCCATTTCTTCTTTTTTTCTTTTATCTGTAAGAATTGTAGGGTGTAGATTGCCATCTCCAGCATGGCCAAATGTTCCAATTAAGATATCATATTTCTTTGATATCTCATTAATTATTTTAATCATATCGGGAATTCTACTTCTTTTTACAGTTGCATCTTCTAATATAACTGTTGGGCTTAACATTGAGAGTGCAGATAGGGCAACGCGTCTAGCATCCCATAATCTGTTTTTATCTTTTAAATTATTTGCTATTCTTACTTCCCCATCTTTCTTTTCACATATTTTTATTATTTTATCAAAATCTTTCTTTACAGCTTCTTCATAGAAACCATCAACCTCAATTAACAATATTGTTGCAGCATTTGTTGGAAGACCAATTTTTGCATATTTTTCAACAGCTTTAATTGTGAAATTATCAAGAAATTCTAAGGTAGCAGGTAAAATTTTATTTGCTATTATTTCAGAGACAGTTTCAGAAGCTTTTATAATATCTTTATATACAACCATCATTGTTTTGGAAAATGCAGGTTTTGGTAAAAGCTTTAGTATTATTTTAGTTATAATTCCAAGCGTCCCTTCAGAGCCAACCATTAATGATGACAGATTAAGGCCTGTTGCGCACTTAACTGTTTTTGAGCCACTTTTTATAAGGTTGCCTCCTGTATCATAGAATTCTAGCCCCATGACATAGTCCTTAGTGACACCATATTTTAAACCCCTTAATCCACCAGCATTTTCTGCAACGTTACCTCCTAATGTTGAAACATTTTGGCTTGCTGGATCAGGTGGGTAGAATAAATCGTATTTTTCCAATGTTTTTGATAGATTGGCTGTTACAACACCAGGTTCAACAACGGCATACATATCATCCTTATTTATTTCAAGTATTTGGTTTAGCTTGTTTGTAAGTATTACAGCTCCATTATTTATTGGTATTGTACCGCCACTTAGATTAGTTCCAGCCCCCCTTATTATTGTTGGTATCCCATCTTCATTTAATAAGCTTATAATTTTACCTATGTTATTAGTATTTTCTGGTTTTAAAATAATTTGAGGCATAGAAGGATTCTCAACAGCTGCATCATAAGAGTAGCTATATAGATCAACTGGATCTGTTAAAATATTGTTTTTACCTATCGATTTTGATAGCTCTTTAATTAAACTTTTGCTAATCATTGTTGTTTATTTATTATAAATTAAAAATAAATAAAATAAATAATTAAATTTAGTTTATTTTTAACATTTAAGATAGATATAATTTATATAATCTTGCTAATCAATTAAGGTGTAATCTATAATTTTATTAATTTCAATTGTTAGTATAAGATCAGCATTTTTCTTGTTATTAAGTATGTTATAATTGTTCTTTTTAAGTTCCTTTATTATTTCTTTTTTTAGATGTTTAAAGTTTTCAGCATTGATTTTTATTGATGGGTATATACTTTCTGTTTTATTGTTTTGTTGAGTCGTTTGAATAAAAAAAGAATAGAATTTCTTTTTTACTTTATTTTTATTAATATAGGTTAATTTTTCTTTTCTTTGTTTTTCAGTATTAGCCTTTTCTAATATTGCATTCCTATATTTATAAAGTAAACCTTTGGAATAAACATTAATTATTTTAGTATTTATTTTTTTATTATTTATATAAATTTTGCTTTTTATAAAATCTGATATATTTTTTGTAATCTCTTCATTGTCATTTTGACAAAAAATGATGTGCCTTTCAATTATTTTATAATCATCGTCGTTATTAGCAGCAAAAATATTTAAAGTTGAAAATAAAAATAAAATTAAAATAAATGAGTTTTTTTTGAGAAATAAATACATATATTACTTTTTATTAAATAATTCTTTTGATGGATTAACTTGTATATAAATTATATCTAATAGTTTATCAATGTGAATCAATACTTTTTTTAATGTTTCATTATTACTTTTTAATGATATAAAAGGGGCATTTTTAAATAGGTAGTATTCATTTACGCTTAATTTTTTAAATATTGTTTTAATTTTACGTTCTAACTTATCCCTTGATGGTGTGTTCTTCTTATAAATATAAGATATAGTATAACTTATTTTTTGATCTTTGTTGTTTATATATTTTTGATTGCTAATAAGGGGTATTTTTTTATTATTAATATTTATTATTTTAATTATATTAGAGCCCGAAACCTTAGCTTTATTTGTTGAGCTATAAATAAAGTCTAATTTAATAAAAAATATAAAAAGAATAAATATAAATAAGAAGGTTGATTTTTTATTAAATGACATAATATTTATATAATATTAATTTTGTTTAAAATCAATAAAAATTATATTACTAAAGGAGTAGGGTATGTCAACAATAACAAGGAGAAGGTTTTTAGCCTTATCAATAAAAAGTATTGTTATATCCAAATTTTTCATCTCTAATGTATATCCTTTAAATAATGGTGGCATACATAGTAATGGCATAAAATCTAATGTTGTAATGTTAGAAGGGCAGGGTTGTATTAATCATATAGATCGTGGAATAAACTCTATTGGAGGACTAACTAAATTCATAAATAAAGGAGATACAGTAGCTATTAAACCAAATATGTCTTTTGCAAAAGGCCCTGAATTTGCAGTAAATACAAACCCTGAGGTGGTTGGCAAGGTTGTAAAATTGTTATTTGCTGCAGGGGCTGATAAAGTTTATGTTATTGATAACACCTTAGCTGATATGAGAATGGCTTATCAAATTAGTGGTATAGCAAAAAAAGCAGTAGAATCAGGGGCTGAGGTAGTATTTCCATTAAGTAGATATTTTGAAGAAGCTCAAATAAATGGAAAATTTATTAAAAAGTGGGAGATCTTTAGATTTTTCCTAGAAGCAGATAAAATAATTAACATGCCTGTTGCCAAACACCACGGGAGTGCTCTATTAACGTCGGCTATGAAAAATTGGATTGGTGCAATTGGTGGCCAGAGGAATAAGGTGCACCAAAAGCTAGATACATCTATTTATGAATTAGCTTCTTTTTTTAAGCCAACGCTAAATATAGTTGATTGTACAAGGATTTTAACAAAAAATGGTCCATCCGGTGGTAGTCTAAATGATGTAAGGGTGCTAAATAAAATATTAATATCAACAGACCAGGTAGCAGTTGATACTATAGCAGCTGATTTGTTGGGTTTTAACTGTAGCAATATAGATTATCTGAGAATTGGCCATAATAATAAACTTGGAACAATGTATAAAAAAGATATATCTCTCTTGAAATTAAATGCATAAATATAGTCTCTATGTAAATATTAGAAGACTATCACAGCTAACTTTTTTAATCCTTTTCTTTTATTTAGCTATTGAAACTACAATAAATATTGATTTATTTTACAGCTCTCCACAATTAGATAAAAATATAAAATATTTTTTAGCTTTTGATCCTTTAGTTGCACTAATAGTTATTATAACAACAGGTACTATTTCAGCTGTATTTATCTATTCTTTTTTTCTATTTGTATTGACTATTATTTTTGGTAGGTTCTTTTGTGGTTTTATTTGCCCCTTTGGTACTCTACATCACTTTTTTTCATATATTGGCAGTAAATTTATAATAAAGCCTAAATATATTAATTATAAGTACAGTAAATGGCAAAATCTAAAATATTATATTTTATTTTCGCTTATTATTTTGGCTATTTTTAAAATAAATTTGATTGGTATTTTTGATCCCTTAACTTTTTTACTTAGAAGTTCAGTTTCTTTTATTATTCCATTTATTCAATCAGCTATTAATTATTTTGGCAAGTTACTGATATTGCTAGGGATGAGTGATTTTGGAAGGTATTTAGAAAGTGATATAGCTTTTGCTGTTTTTGGTAAAGAAAACATTTTTTTTGGGCAAACCTTTCTCATTGGCATAATTCTCATTACTCTGTTTATTATAGATCTTTTTGTATACAGATTTTATTGTAGATTTATTTGCCCATTAGGCGCTTTCTTAGCTATAATATCATCAAAATCCTTGTTAAATATAAAGCAAAAAGAGGGTTGCATTGCTTGTTATAAATGTGATAGAAGTTGTTTTGCCTCAAGCAATCCATCAAGTAGTGATAATTTTAAAAAATCAGAATGTATGCTACTTGGAAATTGTCTAAAAGAATGTCCCGTTAATGTTATGGGTTTTGATTTTTTATCAACTAGGAAAAGTAGCGTTGATGTTAATAAAAGATATCTTTTATCTACCGCTTGCCTGACAATTATATCCACATCCCTTTTTAGATATTCTTTTAATAGAGAAAGGATAAATCCTAAACTTATAAGACCCCCAGGTGCACTTGCAGAGTTAGACTTTTTGGCAAGGTGCTTAAGGTGTTCAGCATGTATAAAGGTATGTCCTCAAAATTTCTTACAGCCTTCTCTAATAGAGGGGAGATTAGAGGCTTTGTGGACTCCTATTGGTAGTGGGAGATTGGGCTATTGTGAGTATAACTGTAAATTGTGCTCTGAGGTATGTCCTACAGGTGCTATAAAGCAAATCACCCTTGAAGAGAAAAAGAAGATATCAATAGGAACAGCTTTTATAGATAAAAATAGGTGTTTACCCTATGCCTTTGATACTGAATGTGCAGTTTGCGAAGAAATGTGTCCAGTTTCACCTAAGGCAATATATTTTAAAGAGGAGCAGATTGTAACTAGGGATAATACAGAAAAGATAATAAAAAGACCTGTAGTTGACCCTGATAAGTGCACAGGTTGCGCCATATGCGAATTTAAATGTCCTATTGTTGACAAACCAGCAATCTATATAACTTCAATTGGCGAAGATAGATCAAAATATAACCAGTTTTTGTTTTAATTTTTCTAATTTATAAATAAATGTAGCTTATTTATTTATAAATAGGGATAATTTTTCAATTGTTTTATTTAATCTTTCTAATTTTGTGTTTAACTCATTAAACTTAGCTTTATCCTTTTCTATTACTGCACTTGGAGCATTTTCAAGATATTTTTTATTTTTTAATTTATTCCCATAAAGGTTGTAGTCTTTTAAAATCTTATCTTTTTCTTTAGTTAGCCTTTTTAATTCCATATCAATATTGATAACTCCTTTTAATGGTATAAATATTTGGAAATCTGGAGAGACTGAGGTTGCTGCATTTTTTTCATCTTTATTTGTAATATAAATATTATCTACTTTTGCTAATTCTTTAATAATGTTTATTTTGTCATTAACTATATTATTATATTTATCATTGTAATATTTAATATATGCATCTAGCTTAATTGAAGGTTTAATATTATATTCCCCTCTAATATTTCTTATCATTGTAATTATTTCAAATATTTTATTGGTGTATTCCTCTTCCTTGTCAAAAGTTTGGATGTTCTCAGGGTAGTTTTCTTTAAATATGCTCTCTTTTGTCCCTAATAAATTGTAAATATATTCAGTAATAAATGGCATTATTGGATGTAGCAAAATTAAAGATTTTTCTAATATGAAGGTTGCGACAGTTAAGGCTTCAGTTTTTTTAATATTCTTATAGATTCTATATTTTGTTATTTCAATATACCAGTCGCAATATGTATGCCAGAAGAAATTATAAATAGTCATAGCCGCCAAATCGAATTCATATTTTTTGATATAATCACTGAATTTTTTTGCCGTTTTAGAGAAGATAGAAATAATCCATTTATCCTCAATTTCTATAGAATTAATAAGATCCTTTATATCTTTATTCTCTATATTTTTATTCATCAGAACAAATCTTGATGCATTCCAAATTTTATTCATAAAATTTCTGTAGCCTTCTATGCGTTCCTCAGATAATTTTATGTCTCTGCCTTGTGCTGCTAAAGCAGTTAGTGTAAATCTTAAAGCATCTGAAGAATATTTCTCTATAACTGTTAATGGATCTATCACATTTCCTCTAGATTTACTCATCTTATTTCCTTCAATATCTCTAACTAATGCGTGTATATAGACATTACGAAAGGGTACTTTTTTTGTAAATTTTAATCCCATCATAATCATGCGTGCAACCCAAAAAAAGAGTATATCAAATCCTGTGACAAGGCAGTTTGTAGGATAAAACTTCTTAAATATAGGAGTATTTTCTGGCCATCCCATAGTTGAGAAAGGCCATAGTGCAGAGGAAAACCATGTATCTAGAACATCTAGATCTTGTTCTAGAGTATTTGAGCCACAATATGTGCATTTTGTTGGCTTTTCAACCTCTACATTTATTTTATTACAATTTTTACAATACCACACTGGTATTCTATGGCCCCACCATATTTGCCTTGAAATGCACCAATCCTTTATATTATACATCCACTCAAAATATGTTTTTTCCCAGTTATTTGGAATTATTTTTATTTGGCCTTTTTTTACGGCGTTTACTGCTTCTTCAGCTAACGGTTTCATTTTAACAAACCATTGCAGAGAAATTCGTGGCTCAATCTGAGTTCTACATCTATAACAATGTCCCACATTGTGTTCATAATCTGTTATTTTAGCAATTAGATTTTCCTTTTTTAGTTTCTCAACAATTTTTTTTCTTGCCTCAGTTCTGTATAGTGATTTAAACTCTCCACCGTTTTCGTTAATGTATCCCTCTTTATCAAATATGTTTATTTCCTTTAAACTATGGGTTTTTCCAATTTCAAAATCAACCGGATCGTGGGCAGGTGTTATTTTTAGCGCCCCTGTTCCAAAATCTTTATCAACCCGTTCATCTGCAATTATGGGAATTTTTCTTTTTATTATTGGAACTACTGCATAATCCCCAACATATGCTTTATATCTTTCATCTTTAGGATTTACTGCGATAGCTGTATCACCTAGTATTGTTTCTGGTCTAGTTGTTGCAATAACTAAATAATTATTATTGTTGGCTAGTTTATATTTAATATAATAAAGTTTTCCTTTTATTTCATGATATTCTACCTCTAGATCTGAGATAGCTGTTAAACACCTTGGACACCAATTAACCATATAGTTAGATCTATATATTAAGCCTTCTTTGAAAAGGTGAACAAATACTATTCGAACAGCTTTAGACAATCCTTCGTCCATAGTAAAGCGCTCTTTGCTCCAATCACATGCTACCCCTAGACGTTTTAATTGATTTAAAATAGTACCACCAGATTCTTCTTTCCATCTCCATACTTCTTCAATAAATTTTTCTCTGCCTATATCCTCTTTTTTTATACTTTTTTCTAATAATTTTCTCTCAACAACATTTTGTGTGGCAATTCCTGCATGGTCCATCCCTGGGATCCAGAGTGTTTCATATCCATTTAATTTATGAAATCTAATTAAAATATCTTGTAACGTCACATTAAGGGCATGACCCATATGAAGGGAACCTGTTATATTAGGGGGTGGTATTACAATGCTGTAGGGGGTTTTGTTAGTATTTGGATTAGTTTCAAAATAGTTATTTTTA from Deferribacterota bacterium includes:
- a CDS encoding valine--tRNA ligase, translating into MKELPTKINPKEYEEEIYKKWLKNNYFETNPNTNKTPYSIVIPPPNITGSLHMGHALNVTLQDILIRFHKLNGYETLWIPGMDHAGIATQNVVERKLLEKSIKKEDIGREKFIEEVWRWKEESGGTILNQLKRLGVACDWSKERFTMDEGLSKAVRIVFVHLFKEGLIYRSNYMVNWCPRCLTAISDLEVEYHEIKGKLYYIKYKLANNNNYLVIATTRPETILGDTAIAVNPKDERYKAYVGDYAVVPIIKRKIPIIADERVDKDFGTGALKITPAHDPVDFEIGKTHSLKEINIFDKEGYINENGGEFKSLYRTEARKKIVEKLKKENLIAKITDYEHNVGHCYRCRTQIEPRISLQWFVKMKPLAEEAVNAVKKGQIKIIPNNWEKTYFEWMYNIKDWCISRQIWWGHRIPVWYCKNCNKINVEVEKPTKCTYCGSNTLEQDLDVLDTWFSSALWPFSTMGWPENTPIFKKFYPTNCLVTGFDILFFWVARMIMMGLKFTKKVPFRNVYIHALVRDIEGNKMSKSRGNVIDPLTVIEKYSSDALRFTLTALAAQGRDIKLSEERIEGYRNFMNKIWNASRFVLMNKNIENKDIKDLINSIEIEDKWIISIFSKTAKKFSDYIKKYEFDLAAMTIYNFFWHTYCDWYIEITKYRIYKNIKKTEALTVATFILEKSLILLHPIMPFITEYIYNLLGTKESIFKENYPENIQTFDKEEEYTNKIFEIITMIRNIRGEYNIKPSIKLDAYIKYYNDKYNNIVNDKINIIKELAKVDNIYITNKDEKNAATSVSPDFQIFIPLKGVINIDMELKRLTKEKDKILKDYNLYGNKLKNKKYLENAPSAVIEKDKAKFNELNTKLERLNKTIEKLSLFINK